A single Pseudomonas putida DNA region contains:
- the rpmE gene encoding 50S ribosomal protein L31, with product MKEGIHPNYEVVAVTCSCGNKFETRSTLGNTLAIDVCNLCHPFYTGKQKVLDTGGRVQKFADRFGMFGTKK from the coding sequence ATGAAAGAAGGTATCCACCCGAACTACGAAGTAGTTGCAGTCACCTGCAGCTGCGGTAACAAGTTCGAAACTCGTTCGACCCTGGGCAACACCCTGGCGATCGACGTTTGCAACCTGTGCCACCCGTTCTACACCGGTAAGCAGAAAGTCCTGGACACCGGTGGTCGCGTACAGAAGTTCGCCGATCGCTTCGGTATGTTCGGTACCAAGAAGTAA
- a CDS encoding PilN domain-containing protein, protein MLRLNLMPWRERQRLAVLRRLRLTLLGAAVMALCAVLLMDQLARQRVRQQAIANNGQQAAIDALEAQLNEHDRIRQSYDVVRAQAAALAGLRADQGLLTAVFADLERDLPEGVQLRKLELEGSQLRLVGVAASGAVVAQLMRELERSGVARDLELKSLKSLPGGDEFLLLARLSALWS, encoded by the coding sequence ATGCTGCGTCTGAATCTGATGCCGTGGCGAGAGCGGCAACGCCTGGCAGTGCTCCGGCGTTTGCGCCTGACGTTGTTGGGGGCTGCTGTCATGGCACTGTGTGCGGTGCTGTTGATGGACCAGCTGGCCCGCCAGCGCGTTCGGCAGCAAGCCATTGCCAACAATGGGCAGCAGGCTGCAATCGATGCGCTCGAGGCGCAGCTGAACGAACATGATCGCATCAGGCAATCCTATGACGTGGTACGTGCGCAGGCTGCCGCGTTGGCTGGATTGCGTGCAGATCAGGGGCTACTGACCGCCGTGTTCGCCGACTTGGAACGGGACCTGCCGGAGGGTGTTCAACTGCGCAAGCTCGAACTGGAAGGCTCACAACTGCGCCTGGTCGGTGTAGCTGCCTCCGGCGCCGTCGTGGCGCAGCTCATGCGTGAGTTGGAGCGCTCTGGCGTGGCGCGTGACCTGGAGCTTAAAAGCCTCAAAAGCTTGCCGGGTGGCGATGAGTTTCTGTTGCTGGCTCGTCTGTCGGCGTTGTGGTCGTGA
- a CDS encoding thermonuclease family protein yields MRMANPSGFALLLKKAPLVGAFFVGAIWQLPAMAFCPLPEKPQQVTVRQVVDGDTLRLTDGRSVRMIGINAPEIGHKGRTSEPYAEAAKRRLQALVKASDGRVGLVPGVEGKDKYGRTLAHIYGRNGDNLEAQLLSEGLGFRIAIAPNVRLASCQQAAERVAREARAGLWRSSPVRKAADVKQSGFAVVAGTVRSIARNRGGIWLELDDTVVLQISARLQRNFPESFFANLKGRQVEARGWVLDRSRKGGLKPGQRRWVLPLTYPGMLERISG; encoded by the coding sequence ATGCGCATGGCGAATCCTTCGGGCTTCGCATTGTTGCTGAAAAAGGCGCCCCTTGTGGGCGCCTTTTTTGTGGGCGCAATCTGGCAGCTCCCTGCCATGGCGTTCTGCCCGCTTCCGGAGAAGCCGCAGCAGGTTACAGTGCGCCAGGTGGTGGATGGCGACACGCTGCGCCTGACCGACGGTCGCAGTGTACGCATGATCGGCATCAATGCCCCTGAGATCGGGCACAAGGGGCGTACCAGTGAACCCTATGCCGAGGCCGCCAAGCGGCGCCTGCAGGCTTTGGTCAAGGCCAGTGACGGGCGTGTCGGGCTGGTGCCAGGGGTCGAGGGCAAAGACAAGTACGGCCGTACCCTGGCGCATATCTATGGTCGCAATGGCGACAATCTTGAAGCACAGCTGCTCAGCGAAGGGCTTGGCTTTCGCATAGCGATCGCTCCCAATGTGCGCCTGGCGAGTTGCCAGCAAGCGGCCGAGCGGGTGGCGCGCGAAGCGCGGGCAGGCCTGTGGCGCAGTTCGCCGGTGCGCAAGGCCGCAGATGTGAAGCAATCGGGCTTCGCCGTGGTCGCAGGCACCGTTCGAAGCATCGCGCGCAATCGTGGTGGTATCTGGCTCGAACTGGACGACACAGTGGTGCTGCAGATTTCCGCTCGTCTGCAACGCAACTTCCCTGAAAGCTTCTTCGCTAACCTCAAGGGACGCCAGGTCGAGGCGCGCGGTTGGGTGCTGGATCGTTCCCGCAAGGGTGGCCTCAAACCGGGGCAGCGACGCTGGGTGTTGCCTTTGACCTATCCGGGCATGCTGGAGCGCATTTCAGGCTGA
- the pilM gene encoding type IV pilus biogenesis protein PilM, protein MLGRFGKDASSLLGVEIASDSIRIAQLRRHRGRYEQLVWALHACEPFAPGGGRQDPEWFVDALRDALRQSGSRQRRAAVALPASQVICKLCQLPVSQAPSQMEAQLLADAERLFPFPLEDLVLDFQVLGASPAQPGSLDVLVAASRQSALQPLAAAFEAAGLELEVVEVDSIALRRLMPSKGAAALLRIEPGSSTLHGWIHETLPLRRELLPGAAPDLPDNLFGEGKGPEEVLVVGASVPGHGLLGRLSEQLGFPCRPLPPVAGVDCSDGHMALAFALAMGSVR, encoded by the coding sequence ATGCTTGGACGTTTTGGCAAGGATGCCAGTTCACTGTTGGGGGTCGAAATCGCCTCTGACTCTATACGTATTGCACAGTTGCGCCGCCACAGGGGGCGCTATGAGCAGCTTGTCTGGGCGTTGCATGCATGCGAACCGTTTGCGCCCGGCGGCGGCAGGCAGGACCCTGAGTGGTTCGTAGATGCCTTGCGCGATGCTCTTCGGCAATCTGGTAGTCGGCAGCGCCGGGCAGCTGTGGCGCTACCTGCCTCGCAAGTGATCTGCAAGCTGTGTCAGCTGCCAGTCAGTCAGGCCCCGAGCCAGATGGAGGCACAACTGCTGGCGGACGCAGAGCGGTTGTTTCCCTTCCCCCTTGAAGACCTGGTGCTGGACTTCCAGGTGCTCGGCGCCTCGCCGGCACAGCCAGGTAGCCTGGATGTGCTGGTCGCGGCCAGTCGTCAGAGCGCGCTGCAGCCTCTGGCAGCAGCATTCGAGGCCGCAGGGCTGGAACTGGAGGTCGTCGAGGTCGACAGTATTGCCTTGCGTCGGTTGATGCCAAGCAAAGGCGCAGCAGCGCTGCTGCGCATTGAACCGGGCAGTTCGACACTGCATGGCTGGATTCACGAGACGCTGCCATTGCGGCGGGAGTTGCTCCCGGGGGCGGCACCTGATTTGCCCGACAATCTGTTCGGTGAAGGGAAGGGGCCGGAGGAAGTGCTGGTCGTTGGGGCTTCGGTGCCTGGGCACGGTTTGCTCGGTCGACTGAGTGAGCAACTCGGGTTCCCCTGCCGGCCATTGCCGCCGGTGGCAGGTGTGGATTGCAGTGACGGCCACATGGCCTTGGCTTTCGCCCTGGCGATGGGGAGCGTGCGCTGA
- a CDS encoding penicillin-binding protein 1A, whose translation MIRLLKFFWWSFVAVICALVLGVSGAFLYLSPNLPSVDSLRSIQLQIPLRVYSSDGKLIAEFGEMRRSPIRFAEIPPQFIQALLSAEDDNFLNHYGVDPSSLMRAATQLVKTGHIQTGGSTITMQVAKNFFLTSERSFSRKTNEILLALQIERELTKDEILELYVNKIYLGNRAYGIDAAAQVYYGKSIRDVSLAQMAMIAGLPKAPSRFNPLANPVRAKERRDWILGRMYKLGKIDEASYQAALAEPLNASYHVPTPEVNAPYVAEMARAEMVGRYGSDAYTEGFRVTTTVPSDMQEMANKAILNGLTEYDERHGYRGPEARFPGKTHAAWLQELSKQRNLGALEPAIVTQVEKDGIKVLTRDGKEEHVAWDTMKWARPFINTNSQGRAPQSPADVAQVGDLVRLQRLDEGKLKFSQVPGAQSALVTLDPYNGAIRALVGGFSFEQSNYNRAMQAKRQPGSSFKPFIYSAALDSGYTASSLVNDAPIVFVDQYQNNEWRPKNDTNTFLGPIRMREALYKSRNLVSIRLLQAMGVDRTIDYISKFGFNKQDLPRNLSLALGTATLTPMEIATGWSTFANGGYKVNPYLIDRIESRNGETLFTANPARVPQGAEDHAGLAAPEQPISTAALPGEAPSALGQIAPPPQTPAIAEQIIDGRTTYILTSMLQDVIKRGTGRRALALGRDDLAGKTGTTNESKDAWFSGYNADYVTTVWVGFDQPESLGRREYGGTAALPIWMNFMGAALKGKPSHAPAQPEGILSLRVDPVSGRAASPSTPNAYFELFKAEDSPPSVDELGNGAAPGSPLPADEAAPMDLF comes from the coding sequence TTGATACGCCTGCTGAAGTTCTTCTGGTGGTCTTTCGTCGCAGTCATCTGCGCGCTCGTACTCGGTGTGAGCGGTGCGTTTCTGTATCTTAGCCCCAACCTGCCATCGGTCGATTCGCTCAGAAGCATCCAGTTGCAGATCCCCCTGCGGGTGTATAGCAGCGACGGCAAACTGATTGCCGAGTTCGGCGAAATGCGCCGCTCGCCGATCCGCTTCGCGGAAATTCCGCCACAGTTCATTCAGGCGCTTCTGTCAGCCGAGGACGACAATTTCCTCAATCACTACGGGGTCGACCCAAGCAGCCTGATGCGTGCTGCGACCCAGCTGGTGAAAACTGGTCACATCCAGACCGGCGGCAGCACCATCACCATGCAGGTGGCGAAGAACTTCTTCCTCACCAGCGAGCGCAGCTTCTCGCGCAAGACCAACGAAATCTTGCTGGCCCTGCAGATCGAGCGCGAGCTGACCAAAGACGAAATTCTCGAGCTGTACGTCAACAAGATCTACCTGGGCAACCGTGCCTACGGTATCGATGCTGCCGCGCAGGTCTACTACGGCAAGTCGATCCGTGACGTGAGCCTGGCGCAGATGGCGATGATTGCCGGCCTGCCCAAGGCACCGTCGCGCTTCAACCCGCTGGCCAACCCGGTACGCGCCAAAGAGCGTCGCGACTGGATCCTGGGCCGTATGTACAAGCTCGGCAAGATCGACGAAGCGAGCTATCAGGCCGCCCTGGCCGAGCCGCTCAATGCCAGCTACCACGTGCCGACTCCTGAAGTGAACGCGCCTTACGTCGCCGAAATGGCCCGCGCCGAAATGGTTGGCCGCTATGGCAGCGATGCCTACACCGAAGGCTTCCGCGTCACCACCACCGTGCCAAGCGACATGCAGGAAATGGCCAACAAGGCCATTCTCAACGGCCTCACCGAATACGATGAGCGTCACGGTTATCGCGGTCCGGAAGCACGCTTCCCGGGCAAGACCCACGCTGCCTGGCTGCAAGAGCTGAGCAAGCAGCGCAACCTCGGCGCACTGGAGCCGGCCATCGTCACCCAGGTCGAGAAAGACGGCATCAAGGTGCTGACCCGTGACGGCAAGGAAGAACACGTTGCCTGGGATACCATGAAATGGGCACGCCCATTCATCAATACCAATTCCCAGGGCCGTGCGCCGCAGTCACCTGCCGACGTTGCACAGGTCGGTGACCTGGTTCGCCTGCAGCGCCTTGACGAGGGCAAGCTCAAGTTCAGCCAGGTACCCGGTGCACAGAGTGCGCTGGTAACCCTCGACCCATACAACGGCGCCATCCGCGCCCTGGTTGGCGGCTTCTCGTTCGAGCAGAGCAACTACAACCGTGCCATGCAGGCCAAGCGCCAGCCAGGCTCGAGCTTCAAGCCGTTCATCTATAGCGCGGCACTGGACAGCGGCTACACCGCCTCCAGCCTGGTCAACGATGCGCCGATCGTGTTCGTCGACCAGTACCAGAACAACGAGTGGCGGCCGAAAAACGACACCAACACCTTCCTCGGCCCGATCCGCATGCGCGAGGCGCTGTACAAGTCGCGCAACCTTGTATCGATTCGCCTGCTGCAGGCCATGGGTGTGGACCGCACCATCGATTACATCAGCAAGTTCGGCTTCAACAAGCAGGACCTGCCACGCAACCTGTCCCTGGCCTTGGGCACCGCGACCCTGACCCCTATGGAAATCGCCACTGGCTGGAGCACCTTTGCCAACGGCGGTTACAAGGTCAACCCGTACCTGATCGACCGTATCGAAAGCCGCAATGGCGAGACGCTGTTCACCGCCAACCCGGCCCGCGTACCGCAAGGTGCCGAGGACCATGCCGGGCTGGCAGCACCGGAACAACCGATCAGCACTGCCGCCCTGCCGGGCGAGGCGCCTTCGGCCCTCGGTCAGATCGCCCCGCCACCGCAGACCCCGGCCATTGCCGAACAGATCATCGATGGCCGTACCACCTACATCCTCACCAGCATGCTGCAGGACGTGATCAAGCGCGGTACCGGCCGCCGGGCGTTGGCCTTGGGCCGCGACGACCTGGCGGGCAAGACCGGTACCACCAACGAGTCCAAGGACGCCTGGTTCTCCGGCTACAACGCCGATTACGTGACCACCGTGTGGGTCGGCTTCGACCAGCCGGAAAGCCTGGGCCGTCGTGAATACGGTGGCACTGCGGCACTGCCGATCTGGATGAACTTCATGGGCGCGGCACTGAAGGGCAAGCCGAGCCATGCGCCGGCCCAGCCGGAAGGCATTCTCAGCCTGCGGGTCGACCCTGTCAGCGGCCGCGCGGCCTCACCAAGCACACCGAACGCCTACTTCGAGTTGTTCAAGGCCGAAGACTCGCCGCCGTCGGTGGATGAGCTGGGTAATGGCGCAGCGCCTGGCAGCCCGCTGCCGGCCGATGAAGCAGCGCCGATGGATCTGTTCTGA
- a CDS encoding malic enzyme-like NAD(P)-binding protein: MSDLKTAALEYHAQPRPGKLSVELSKPTATARDLALAYSPGVAEPVREIGRDPELAYKYTGKGNLVAVISDGTAILGLGDLGPLASKPVMEGKGVLFKRFAGIDVFDIEVESESPQAFIDTVRRISITFGGINLEDIKAPECFEIERTLIEQCDIPVFHDDQHGTAIVTAAGMINALEIAGKKLEDAKIVCLGAGAAAISCMKLLVSMGAKVENIFMIDRSGVIHAGRDDLNQYKAQFAHATDKRSLADALDGADVFVGLSGPNLLSPEGLKSMAANPIVFACSNPDPEISPELAHATRSDVIMATGRSDYPNQVNNVLGFPFIFRGALDVRAKRINEEMKIAAAIALKDLAKLPVPKEVCEAYGVEGLEFGREYIIPKPLDARLITVVSDAVAKAAIESGVATLPYPKHYPLNSVDEVFNG; encoded by the coding sequence ATGTCAGACCTGAAAACCGCCGCTCTCGAATACCACGCTCAACCTCGTCCGGGGAAACTGAGCGTCGAGCTCTCCAAGCCCACCGCCACCGCCCGCGATCTCGCCCTGGCCTACAGCCCAGGCGTAGCTGAACCCGTGCGCGAAATCGGCCGTGATCCAGAGCTGGCCTACAAATACACCGGCAAGGGCAACCTGGTCGCGGTAATTTCCGATGGCACCGCCATCCTCGGTCTGGGTGACCTCGGCCCACTGGCTTCCAAGCCAGTGATGGAAGGCAAGGGCGTTCTGTTCAAGCGTTTCGCCGGTATCGACGTGTTCGACATTGAAGTCGAGTCCGAGAGCCCGCAAGCTTTCATCGACACCGTTCGCCGCATCTCGATCACCTTCGGTGGCATCAACCTCGAAGACATCAAGGCACCAGAGTGCTTCGAAATCGAACGCACCCTGATCGAGCAGTGCGACATTCCAGTGTTCCACGATGACCAGCACGGCACCGCGATCGTTACCGCGGCCGGCATGATCAACGCCCTGGAAATCGCCGGCAAGAAGCTGGAAGACGCCAAGATCGTCTGCCTGGGTGCCGGTGCTGCCGCCATCTCTTGCATGAAGCTGCTGGTCAGCATGGGCGCCAAGGTCGAAAACATCTTCATGATCGACCGCAGCGGCGTTATTCACGCTGGCCGCGACGACCTGAACCAGTACAAGGCTCAGTTCGCCCACGCCACCGACAAGCGCAGCCTGGCTGATGCCCTGGACGGTGCTGACGTGTTCGTAGGCCTGTCCGGCCCGAACCTGCTGAGCCCGGAAGGCCTGAAGTCGATGGCTGCCAACCCGATCGTGTTCGCCTGCTCGAACCCGGACCCGGAAATTTCCCCAGAGCTGGCTCACGCCACTCGCAGCGACGTGATCATGGCTACCGGTCGTTCCGACTACCCGAACCAGGTCAACAACGTGCTGGGCTTCCCGTTCATCTTCCGTGGTGCCCTGGACGTTCGCGCCAAGCGCATCAACGAAGAAATGAAGATCGCCGCCGCCATCGCCCTGAAAGACCTGGCCAAGCTGCCGGTACCTAAGGAAGTCTGCGAAGCTTACGGCGTTGAAGGCCTGGAGTTCGGTCGCGAGTACATCATTCCGAAGCCGCTGGACGCGCGTCTGATCACCGTCGTTTCCGACGCTGTGGCCAAGGCTGCCATCGAATCCGGCGTGGCTACCCTGCCGTATCCGAAGCACTACCCGCTGAACAGCGTGGATGAAGTGTTCAACGGCTGA
- a CDS encoding primosomal protein N' produces MSDVILRLALPSPLRRLFDYKAPASMARQVLTPGMRIRVPFGRREMIGVLVEVCEQSEVPADKLKPASALLDPVSPIPPALFKLCLWTAQYYQHSLGDTLSWALPTLLRQGEPAEMRQERFWHVAPGARLEDPRIARAPRQRDALKTLAQHPHGVAHSLLSKLNLNKDSLDLLLAKELVQLEVRRHLPALRHEHWLAQPELPLNEEQRDAFDAVREGFDGFGAFLLAGVTGSGKTEVYLQLIRETLEAGKQALVLIPEINLGPQTLARFEQRFNARIALLHSAVNDRERLDAWLAARDGEADIIIGTRSALFTPMKNPGLIIIDEEHDGSYKQQEGLRYHARDLALVRAHQENIPILLGSATPSLETLHNALTGRYRLLRMNQRAGGARPPRMLRLDVKSLPLDSGISGPLQQAIRQTLEAGQQVLVFLNRRGFAPTLLCHDCGWLSECPRCDARMTVHQRSGVLRCHHCGYDERLPHQCPKCNHVDLRPVGAGTERAEERLKVLFPDYPILRVDRDSTARKDAMHNLFSTIQRGQPSILVGTQMLAKGHHFPRVTLVAILDADGGLFSGDFRASERMAQLIVQVAGRAGRAEEPGKVIIQTHLADHPLLVQLTEQGYFAFAEQALDERRNAGLPPFSHLALLRAEAHKPGQAEGFLDEACAAAERLVAEQRLPGIELLGPVPAPMERRAGRFRAQLLIQANTRAPLHRLISAWLLVLEQLPSGRQVRWSLDVDPVDLY; encoded by the coding sequence GTGTCCGACGTCATCCTGCGCCTTGCCCTGCCCTCCCCGTTGCGCCGCCTGTTCGATTACAAGGCGCCAGCGAGCATGGCACGCCAGGTGCTGACCCCAGGCATGCGCATCCGCGTACCGTTCGGGCGCCGCGAAATGATCGGTGTGCTGGTGGAAGTGTGCGAGCAGAGCGAAGTTCCTGCCGACAAGCTCAAGCCCGCCAGCGCCCTGCTCGACCCGGTTTCGCCGATTCCGCCAGCGCTGTTCAAGCTGTGCCTGTGGACGGCCCAGTACTACCAGCACAGCCTCGGTGACACCCTGAGCTGGGCGTTACCCACCCTGCTGCGCCAAGGCGAACCTGCCGAAATGCGCCAGGAGCGTTTCTGGCACGTGGCCCCCGGCGCACGCCTGGAGGACCCACGCATCGCCCGTGCCCCGCGCCAGCGCGATGCCCTCAAGACCCTGGCCCAGCACCCGCATGGCGTTGCGCACAGCCTGCTGAGCAAGCTCAACCTGAACAAGGACAGCCTCGACCTGTTGCTGGCCAAGGAGCTGGTACAGCTGGAAGTACGCCGCCACCTGCCGGCGCTTCGCCATGAACACTGGCTGGCACAGCCGGAGTTGCCCCTCAACGAAGAACAACGCGATGCCTTCGACGCCGTGCGCGAGGGCTTTGACGGCTTCGGCGCCTTCCTGCTGGCCGGCGTCACCGGCAGCGGCAAGACCGAGGTGTACCTGCAACTGATCCGCGAAACCCTGGAAGCCGGCAAGCAGGCGCTGGTGCTGATCCCCGAGATCAACCTCGGCCCGCAGACCCTGGCGCGCTTCGAACAGCGCTTCAACGCCCGCATCGCCCTGCTGCACTCGGCCGTGAACGACCGTGAGCGCCTCGATGCCTGGCTGGCCGCCCGCGACGGCGAAGCCGACATCATTATCGGTACACGTTCGGCGCTGTTCACCCCGATGAAGAACCCCGGCCTGATCATCATCGACGAAGAACACGACGGCTCTTATAAACAACAGGAAGGCCTGCGCTACCACGCCCGCGACCTGGCACTGGTGCGCGCCCACCAGGAAAACATCCCGATCCTGCTTGGCTCCGCCACCCCGTCGCTGGAAACCCTGCACAACGCGCTCACTGGTCGCTATCGCCTGTTGCGCATGAACCAGCGCGCTGGCGGAGCCCGCCCACCGCGCATGCTGCGCCTGGATGTGAAAAGCCTGCCGCTGGACAGCGGCATCAGCGGCCCGTTGCAGCAGGCCATTCGCCAGACCCTGGAGGCCGGCCAGCAGGTGCTGGTGTTCCTCAACCGCCGCGGCTTCGCCCCAACCTTGCTGTGCCATGACTGTGGCTGGCTGTCCGAATGCCCGCGCTGCGATGCCCGCATGACCGTGCACCAGCGCTCTGGCGTGCTGCGCTGCCACCACTGCGGCTACGACGAGCGCCTGCCGCACCAGTGCCCGAAGTGCAACCACGTCGACCTGCGGCCCGTTGGCGCCGGCACCGAACGCGCCGAGGAGCGCCTGAAAGTCCTGTTCCCGGATTACCCGATCCTGCGCGTGGACCGCGACAGCACGGCGCGCAAGGACGCCATGCACAACTTGTTCAGCACCATCCAGCGCGGCCAGCCAAGCATCCTGGTCGGCACCCAGATGCTGGCCAAGGGGCACCACTTCCCGCGGGTGACCCTGGTCGCCATCCTCGATGCCGATGGTGGGCTGTTCTCCGGCGACTTCCGCGCCAGTGAGCGCATGGCCCAGCTGATCGTCCAGGTCGCTGGCCGGGCCGGGCGCGCCGAAGAGCCCGGCAAAGTGATCATCCAGACCCACCTGGCTGACCACCCGCTGCTGGTGCAACTGACCGAACAAGGTTATTTCGCCTTCGCCGAGCAGGCCCTGGACGAACGCCGCAATGCCGGGCTGCCACCGTTCTCCCACCTTGCCTTGCTGCGCGCCGAAGCGCACAAGCCCGGCCAGGCCGAGGGCTTCCTCGACGAAGCCTGCGCCGCTGCCGAGCGGCTGGTCGCCGAACAACGGCTGCCCGGCATCGAGCTGCTCGGGCCGGTGCCTGCGCCCATGGAGCGGCGCGCCGGTCGTTTCAGGGCCCAATTGTTGATTCAGGCCAATACCCGAGCCCCCTTGCATCGACTGATCAGCGCCTGGTTGCTAGTGTTGGAGCAACTGCCGAGCGGGCGCCAGGTACGCTGGTCGCTGGATGTCGACCCGGTTGACCTTTATTAA
- a CDS encoding pilus assembly protein PilP, with the protein MNLFQQEMWLALIERSRLLRFTLPCAVGLIVFGLGCLFRLPQWSHLQGVEHARQSDLVQEHETKIAEVLALSQMREAFDDAQQLLQEARWRLAAGAGMSDLLDQLAASGHAHGLHFEQLDVRDDVKQPGYWQTPLDVQVVGRYSGLRVWLDDWLGQVRLLRAEALWLEPADDRPGLLRLGMRVHAYQADGAVPEPVSLADLPARAEVLPVGVDLFSAWTTRDAQGGLGSVPLAQLQMVGSLQRGLQREALLASAGRLYRARPGDRLGREGGVVVEVGERQLEVRQRLFVGGVWRERTVMLTLRKSANTEITEGDEMPVDVDGGGPDTQSVVHGSTLSG; encoded by the coding sequence GTGAATCTGTTTCAACAAGAGATGTGGCTGGCCCTCATCGAGCGTTCGCGGTTACTTCGTTTCACGTTGCCATGCGCGGTAGGCCTCATCGTGTTTGGGCTTGGCTGCCTGTTTCGCCTGCCGCAATGGTCGCATCTCCAGGGCGTGGAACATGCCAGGCAAAGCGACTTGGTTCAGGAGCATGAAACCAAGATTGCCGAGGTACTGGCGCTCTCGCAAATGCGTGAGGCATTCGATGATGCGCAGCAGCTATTGCAGGAAGCCCGCTGGCGTCTTGCTGCCGGCGCTGGCATGAGCGATTTACTGGACCAGTTGGCTGCCTCGGGGCATGCGCATGGCCTGCACTTCGAGCAACTGGATGTGCGAGATGACGTAAAGCAGCCTGGTTACTGGCAGACCCCCTTGGATGTGCAGGTCGTCGGGCGTTATTCGGGGTTGCGAGTGTGGCTGGACGACTGGCTTGGTCAGGTTCGCCTGCTGCGCGCCGAGGCGTTATGGCTGGAGCCTGCCGATGACCGGCCAGGGTTGTTGCGCCTTGGCATGCGGGTTCATGCCTACCAAGCCGACGGAGCTGTGCCCGAACCTGTCTCCCTCGCTGATTTACCCGCCCGTGCTGAGGTGCTGCCAGTGGGTGTTGATCTGTTTTCCGCCTGGACGACACGTGACGCTCAGGGCGGGCTTGGCAGCGTCCCGCTGGCACAGTTGCAAATGGTCGGCAGCTTGCAACGGGGGCTGCAGCGCGAAGCGTTGCTGGCGTCTGCAGGGCGCTTGTATCGCGCTCGCCCCGGTGACCGGCTGGGGCGTGAAGGAGGGGTTGTTGTAGAGGTCGGCGAACGCCAGCTGGAAGTGCGCCAGCGACTGTTCGTAGGGGGCGTGTGGCGCGAGCGCACGGTGATGCTGACGCTCAGGAAGAGCGCGAATACGGAGATCACGGAAGGTGATGAAATGCCTGTTGATGTGGATGGCGGTGGCCCTGATACCCAGTCAGTGGTGCATGGCAGCACCCTATCGGGGTGA